A genome region from Nocardiopsis exhalans includes the following:
- a CDS encoding ABC transporter substrate-binding protein yields MRIAHTLPVALLGVTLALTACGTSDPEPDSGSGTEPAGDGAFPVTVEHVLGELTIDEEPERIVSLSPSNTEMLFAIGAGEQVEAVDEYSNYPEEAPTTDLSGFTPSVEAVSEYDPDLVILSDSAIDTAEQLDAVGIPTLVLGGAADLDGVYDQIRLLGEVTGNTEEADAEAERVETEFNEVVEATLAELGDVDLTFYQELDETLFSATSGTFVGQIYDAFGLVNIADQADDDESGGYPQLSAEFVVEENPDLIFLSYGDEAAAEAVAERPAFDTVSAVETDSVHLLDADIASRWGPRVVDFAEAVGEAVSETADQ; encoded by the coding sequence GTGCGGATCGCCCACACACTTCCCGTCGCACTCCTGGGCGTCACACTCGCCCTCACCGCCTGTGGCACCTCCGACCCCGAGCCCGACTCCGGCTCCGGGACCGAGCCCGCCGGTGACGGCGCCTTCCCGGTCACCGTGGAGCACGTGCTCGGCGAGCTCACCATCGACGAAGAGCCCGAGCGCATCGTCTCGCTCTCGCCCAGCAACACCGAGATGCTCTTCGCGATCGGCGCGGGAGAGCAGGTCGAGGCGGTCGACGAGTACTCCAACTACCCCGAAGAGGCCCCCACCACGGACCTCAGCGGCTTCACGCCCAGCGTCGAGGCGGTCAGCGAGTACGACCCGGACCTGGTGATCCTCTCCGACAGCGCCATCGACACCGCGGAACAGCTCGACGCCGTGGGCATCCCCACCCTGGTCCTGGGCGGTGCCGCCGACCTCGACGGCGTCTACGACCAGATTCGCCTGCTCGGCGAGGTCACCGGCAACACCGAGGAGGCCGACGCCGAGGCCGAGCGGGTCGAGACCGAGTTCAACGAGGTCGTCGAAGCCACCCTCGCCGAGCTCGGCGACGTCGATCTCACCTTCTACCAGGAGCTCGACGAGACGCTCTTCTCCGCGACCTCCGGCACCTTCGTCGGCCAGATCTACGACGCCTTCGGCCTGGTCAACATCGCCGACCAGGCCGACGACGACGAGAGCGGCGGCTACCCGCAGCTGTCCGCGGAGTTCGTGGTCGAGGAGAACCCCGACCTGATCTTCCTGTCCTACGGGGACGAGGCCGCCGCCGAGGCCGTCGCCGAGCGCCCGGCCTTCGACACCGTCTCCGCGGTCGAGACCGACTCGGTCCACCTCCTCGACGCCGACATCGCCTCCCGCTGGGGACCGCGCGTGGTCGACTTCGCCGAGGCCGTCGGCGAAGCGGTCAGCGAGACCGCCGACCAGTAG
- the smc gene encoding chromosome segregation protein SMC translates to MYLKNLTLRGFKSFASATTLRFEPGITCVVGPNGSGKSNVVDALSWVMGEQGAKSLRGGKMEDVIFAGTSTRQALGRAEVSLTIDNTDGALPIDYTEVTIKRTMFRNGGSEYAINGDTCRLLDIQDLLSDSGIGREMHVIVGQGQLDTVLHAGPEERRALIEEAAGILKHRKRKEKAIRKLNAMQGNLDRVTDLTAELRRQLKPLGRQAELARRAAVIQADLRDARLRLLADDIVTLTEQLAKEEADEKEVLTRRSAAETSLNQAQERETELEEAAQQAAPALARATETYHALSRLTERLDAVRGLATERHQNLVAVQGEVIQRRDPEELEMEAEEAAAQEEELQTRLEEAREVLETSVTERAAAEDALHREERRLESASRAAAERREGIVRLSARTESLRGRLASNEAEITRLEEAAQQAAERAATAQAEYEMAAEESAGLDEGDAELDQTQERFARRLSAVDAELNQLRDAERTAEGERAALAARKEALELGLAHKDGAGTLLEAGLPGMLGGLAALVQVDPGHETAVAAAFGVAAGAVAVRDEASATAALELLKSEDAGRAGIVIARAIPAVDRAEWPSPPGGVRYAADAVTAPAHLSDAVHALLDRVVLAPGAEAARELVSALPGVRAVTPEGDVFAAEMVHGGTAAAPSLLEVQAAVDEAAERLEAATESAKRVAVELEAKKRERAETAAAADEITARRRQSDRKRNESAQRLGKLGGQARSAEAESERYAAAAAKAAAARGEDAHKLERLEEELAEAEEIAAAVEEEAPDADHRDELSALASRARATEMERRLAVRTAEERARSIAGRSDALLAQAAEERRAVEREAERRRNRAAQATVAQAVVESARLSLERIAVSLATAETERVAAESEREARDGELKTVRARVRELSVELEKLTSSAHSGEVARAERRMRLEQLETKAMEELGVDVPTLIAEYGPRVPVPPAADADEHAVPLPYVREVQAKRLKVAERQLNQLGKINPLALEEFAALEERHAFLNAQLEDLKKTRRDLMDIVAEVDARVQEVFSSAYLDVEREFAAIFGRLFPGGEGKLVLTSPEDMLTTGIEVEARPPGKKVKRLSLLSGGERSLTAVAFLAAIFKARPSPFYVMDEVEAALDDTNLQRLLVIFEELRESSQLIVITHQKRTMEAADALYGVTMQGDGISQVISQKLDRPA, encoded by the coding sequence GTGTACCTGAAGAATCTGACGCTTCGCGGCTTCAAGTCGTTCGCGTCGGCCACCACCCTGCGCTTCGAGCCCGGCATCACCTGTGTGGTGGGGCCCAACGGCTCCGGTAAGTCCAACGTCGTCGACGCCCTGTCCTGGGTGATGGGCGAGCAGGGCGCCAAGTCCCTGCGCGGCGGCAAGATGGAGGACGTGATCTTCGCGGGCACCTCCACCCGCCAGGCGCTCGGCCGCGCCGAGGTCAGCCTCACCATCGACAACACCGACGGCGCCCTGCCGATCGACTACACCGAGGTCACCATCAAGCGGACGATGTTCCGCAACGGCGGCTCGGAGTACGCGATCAACGGCGACACCTGCCGTCTGCTCGACATCCAGGACCTGCTCAGCGACTCCGGTATCGGCCGCGAGATGCACGTCATCGTCGGCCAGGGCCAGCTGGACACCGTCCTGCACGCCGGCCCCGAGGAACGCCGCGCCCTCATCGAGGAGGCGGCCGGAATCCTCAAGCACCGCAAGCGCAAAGAGAAGGCGATCCGCAAGCTCAACGCGATGCAGGGCAACCTGGACCGCGTCACGGACCTGACCGCCGAACTGCGCCGCCAGCTCAAGCCCCTGGGCCGCCAGGCCGAACTCGCCCGCAGGGCCGCCGTCATCCAGGCCGACCTGCGCGACGCCCGGCTGCGCCTGCTCGCCGACGACATCGTCACCCTCACGGAGCAACTGGCCAAGGAGGAGGCGGACGAGAAAGAGGTCCTGACGCGTCGTAGCGCCGCAGAGACCTCCCTCAACCAGGCCCAGGAACGCGAGACCGAGCTGGAGGAGGCCGCCCAGCAGGCCGCCCCCGCCCTGGCCAGGGCCACCGAGACCTACCACGCGCTGTCCCGCCTCACCGAACGCCTGGACGCCGTCCGCGGCCTGGCCACCGAACGCCACCAGAACCTGGTCGCCGTGCAGGGCGAGGTCATCCAGCGCCGCGACCCCGAGGAACTGGAGATGGAGGCCGAGGAGGCCGCCGCCCAGGAGGAGGAGCTCCAGACCCGGCTGGAGGAGGCCCGCGAGGTCCTGGAGACCAGCGTCACCGAGCGGGCCGCCGCGGAGGACGCCCTGCACCGCGAGGAGCGCCGCCTGGAGTCCGCCTCCCGTGCCGCAGCCGAACGCCGCGAGGGCATCGTCCGGCTGAGCGCCCGGACGGAGAGTCTGCGCGGGCGGCTGGCCTCCAACGAAGCCGAGATCACCCGGCTGGAGGAGGCCGCCCAGCAGGCCGCCGAGCGTGCCGCCACCGCCCAGGCCGAGTACGAGATGGCCGCCGAGGAGTCCGCCGGACTGGACGAGGGCGACGCCGAACTCGACCAGACCCAGGAGCGCTTCGCCCGTCGGCTGTCCGCCGTGGACGCCGAGCTCAACCAACTTCGCGACGCTGAGCGCACGGCGGAGGGCGAGCGCGCCGCGCTGGCCGCCCGCAAGGAGGCCCTCGAACTGGGCCTGGCGCACAAGGACGGTGCCGGAACCCTGCTGGAGGCCGGGCTGCCCGGCATGCTCGGCGGCCTCGCCGCCCTCGTGCAGGTCGACCCCGGTCACGAGACCGCCGTCGCCGCCGCCTTCGGGGTGGCCGCCGGGGCGGTCGCCGTTCGCGACGAGGCCAGTGCCACCGCCGCCCTGGAGTTGCTCAAGTCCGAGGACGCGGGCCGGGCCGGGATCGTGATCGCGCGGGCCATCCCGGCTGTTGATCGTGCTGAGTGGCCGTCCCCGCCCGGCGGGGTCCGCTACGCGGCTGACGCCGTCACCGCTCCGGCCCACCTGTCCGACGCCGTCCACGCGCTGCTCGACCGGGTGGTCCTGGCACCTGGCGCGGAGGCGGCACGGGAGCTGGTCAGCGCCCTGCCCGGGGTCCGGGCGGTCACCCCCGAGGGCGACGTGTTCGCCGCCGAGATGGTCCACGGCGGCACCGCCGCCGCACCCAGCCTCCTGGAGGTCCAGGCCGCCGTCGACGAAGCCGCCGAACGCCTGGAGGCCGCCACCGAGTCCGCCAAGCGCGTGGCCGTGGAGCTGGAGGCCAAGAAGCGCGAGCGCGCCGAGACCGCCGCCGCCGCGGACGAGATCACCGCCCGCCGCCGCCAGAGCGACCGCAAGCGCAACGAGTCCGCGCAGCGCCTGGGCAAGCTGGGCGGCCAGGCCCGCTCCGCCGAGGCCGAGTCCGAACGCTACGCCGCGGCCGCCGCCAAGGCCGCCGCCGCGCGCGGTGAGGACGCCCACAAGCTCGAACGTCTGGAGGAGGAGCTGGCGGAGGCCGAGGAGATCGCCGCCGCGGTGGAGGAGGAAGCACCCGACGCCGACCACCGCGACGAACTCTCCGCCCTGGCCTCCCGGGCCCGCGCCACCGAGATGGAGCGGCGGCTGGCCGTGCGCACCGCCGAGGAGCGGGCGCGGTCGATCGCGGGCCGCTCGGACGCGCTGCTCGCCCAGGCGGCGGAGGAGCGCCGGGCCGTGGAGCGCGAGGCCGAGCGGCGCCGTAACCGGGCAGCCCAGGCCACCGTCGCCCAGGCTGTCGTGGAGAGCGCCCGGCTGTCTCTGGAGCGGATCGCCGTGTCCCTGGCGACGGCGGAGACCGAACGCGTGGCGGCGGAGAGCGAGCGCGAGGCCCGCGACGGCGAGCTCAAGACGGTGCGGGCCCGGGTCCGGGAGCTCTCCGTGGAACTGGAGAAGCTCACCAGCTCCGCGCACAGCGGCGAGGTCGCCCGCGCCGAGCGAAGGATGCGTCTGGAGCAGTTGGAGACCAAGGCGATGGAGGAGCTGGGCGTGGACGTGCCCACCCTCATCGCCGAGTACGGTCCGCGCGTCCCGGTGCCCCCGGCCGCGGATGCCGACGAGCACGCGGTACCGCTGCCGTACGTGCGCGAGGTGCAGGCCAAGCGGCTCAAGGTGGCCGAGCGCCAGCTCAACCAGCTCGGCAAGATCAACCCGCTGGCCCTGGAGGAGTTCGCGGCGCTGGAGGAGCGGCACGCCTTCCTCAACGCCCAGCTGGAGGACCTCAAGAAGACCCGCCGGGACCTGATGGACATCGTCGCCGAGGTGGACGCCCGGGTGCAGGAGGTCTTCTCCTCCGCCTACCTGGACGTGGAGCGCGAGTTCGCGGCGATCTTCGGCCGCCTGTTCCCGGGCGGCGAGGGCAAATTGGTGCTGACCAGCCCGGAGGACATGCTCACCACCGGCATCGAGGTGGAGGCCCGACCGCCCGGCAAGAAGGTCAAGCGGCTGTCGCTGCTGTCCGGCGGCGAGCGCTCACTGACGGCGGTGGCCTTCCTCGCCGCCATCTTCAAGGCCCGGCCCTCGCCGTTCTATGTGATGGACGAGGTCGAGGCGGCCCTGGACGACACCAACCTGCAACGGCTGCTGGTGATCTTCGAGGAACTGCGGGAGTCCTCGCAGCTCATCGTGATCACCCACCAGAAGCGCACGATGGAGGCGGCGGACGCCCTGTACGGCGTCACCATGCAGGGTGACGGTATCTCCCAGGTGATCAGCCAGAAGCTGGACCGTCCGGCCTGA
- a CDS encoding S8 family serine peptidase → MAPHRSRLAPLAGLTMIAGLVAVTPASANEGSELAPLHPAPTAENGELTHQAQDLWFIELESPPTSEGTASTRIDDEHAEFHAEAEDHGLEYTERLSFSELWNGLSVEMDDAQVSTAREIPGVAAIHPVVRHEIPDHDDSEPEMDTALGMTGADIAQNELGYSGEGLRVAIMDTGVDYTHPDLGGPGGFPSERVVAGYDFVGDDFNAGDPNNSTPAPGNDPQDCNGHGTHVAGIVGAEGEVTGVAPDVVFGAYKVFGCTGSTTADIMIAAMEQALADDMDVLNMSIGSAHSWPQYPTAVASDNLVDEGMVVVASIGNSGATGLYSAGAPGLGADVIGVAAYDNTHIRASSADVTQSGETVAYMEMGEATPPPASGETDELVYIGRGCLSLGDELEGDPEGKTALMIRGECTFAEKYDAALGAGATGVVMYNNIPGMFAGGGIVDQGAFAVGISDESGAHIRELLEDGGPVTLTWTGEETTIPNPTGGLISSFSSYGMSPDLDLKPDIGAPGGLINSTYPMAKGGYATVSGTSMSAPHVAGGVALLLEARPDLDAHDVRGVLQNTADPTAWWGNPGMDALDNVHRQGAGMLDVPGSILSTTNLYPSKLPLGATEGPVTETLTIANDGDEKATYEISHEPALGTHGSTFTPSFNDAYAEAAFSRTEVTVEPGSSVDVDVTITPPARDYAQMLYGGYLTVTEGEGEAVRVPYAAYNGDYQEIEAMTPITDGDGNVHELPWLTRITGCDVFTGLECADSNGGTFENQPDGATYTLDWVDGLPDVPYVIAHFDHHVTKLEMIVINERTGRPVHPDRNVAVDVDYVNRSASSTAFFSYAWDGTVVDSRDRVTEVRDGNYRLEARALKALGDPANPDHWETWTSPVITLDRG, encoded by the coding sequence GTGGCACCCCACCGATCACGCCTGGCGCCGCTCGCCGGGCTGACCATGATCGCGGGCCTGGTAGCGGTCACACCGGCCAGCGCCAACGAGGGCTCGGAACTCGCACCCCTCCACCCGGCCCCGACCGCGGAAAACGGCGAACTGACCCACCAGGCTCAGGACCTGTGGTTCATCGAACTGGAGAGCCCGCCCACCTCAGAGGGCACGGCCTCCACGCGCATCGACGACGAGCACGCCGAATTCCACGCCGAGGCCGAGGACCACGGGCTCGAGTACACCGAGCGGCTGTCCTTCAGCGAGCTGTGGAACGGCCTCTCCGTGGAGATGGACGACGCCCAGGTGAGCACGGCCCGGGAGATCCCCGGCGTCGCCGCCATCCACCCCGTCGTCCGTCACGAGATCCCCGACCACGACGACAGCGAGCCGGAGATGGACACCGCGCTCGGCATGACCGGCGCGGACATCGCACAGAACGAACTCGGGTACTCCGGTGAGGGCCTGCGCGTGGCCATCATGGACACCGGAGTCGACTACACCCACCCCGACCTCGGCGGCCCGGGCGGTTTCCCGTCCGAGCGGGTGGTCGCGGGGTACGACTTCGTCGGCGACGACTTCAACGCCGGCGACCCGAACAACAGCACCCCGGCTCCCGGCAACGACCCCCAGGACTGCAACGGCCACGGCACGCACGTCGCGGGCATCGTCGGTGCCGAGGGCGAAGTCACCGGGGTGGCGCCCGACGTCGTCTTCGGTGCCTACAAGGTGTTCGGCTGCACCGGCTCCACCACGGCCGACATCATGATCGCCGCCATGGAGCAGGCGCTGGCCGACGACATGGACGTGCTCAACATGAGCATCGGCTCCGCGCACTCCTGGCCCCAGTACCCGACCGCCGTCGCCTCGGACAACCTGGTCGACGAGGGCATGGTCGTGGTCGCCTCCATCGGCAACTCCGGCGCCACCGGCCTGTACTCCGCCGGAGCCCCGGGCCTGGGCGCCGACGTCATCGGTGTCGCGGCCTACGACAACACCCACATCAGGGCCTCCTCGGCCGACGTCACCCAGAGCGGTGAGACCGTCGCCTACATGGAGATGGGCGAGGCGACCCCGCCTCCCGCCTCGGGGGAGACCGACGAGCTCGTGTACATCGGCCGGGGCTGCCTGTCCCTCGGCGACGAACTCGAAGGCGACCCCGAGGGCAAGACCGCGCTCATGATCCGCGGCGAGTGCACCTTCGCTGAGAAGTACGACGCCGCCCTCGGCGCGGGTGCCACGGGTGTCGTGATGTACAACAACATCCCCGGCATGTTCGCGGGCGGCGGTATCGTCGACCAGGGCGCCTTCGCCGTGGGTATCTCCGACGAGTCCGGTGCGCACATCCGCGAACTCCTGGAGGACGGCGGGCCGGTCACCCTCACCTGGACCGGCGAGGAGACCACGATCCCCAACCCGACCGGCGGACTGATCAGCAGCTTCAGCTCCTACGGCATGTCCCCCGACCTGGACCTCAAGCCGGACATCGGCGCCCCGGGCGGTCTGATCAACTCCACCTACCCGATGGCCAAGGGCGGCTACGCGACCGTCAGCGGCACCTCGATGTCCGCCCCGCACGTCGCGGGCGGCGTCGCCCTCCTCCTGGAGGCCCGCCCCGACCTGGACGCGCACGACGTGCGCGGCGTCCTCCAGAACACCGCCGACCCGACCGCCTGGTGGGGCAACCCGGGCATGGACGCCCTGGACAACGTCCACCGCCAGGGCGCGGGCATGCTCGACGTCCCCGGCTCGATCCTGTCCACCACCAACCTCTACCCCTCGAAGCTGCCCCTGGGCGCCACCGAGGGCCCGGTGACCGAGACCCTCACCATCGCCAACGACGGTGACGAGAAGGCCACCTACGAGATCTCGCACGAGCCCGCGCTGGGCACGCACGGCAGCACCTTCACGCCGTCCTTCAACGACGCCTACGCCGAGGCGGCCTTCAGCAGGACCGAAGTGACCGTCGAGCCCGGCTCCTCCGTGGACGTCGACGTCACCATCACCCCGCCCGCCCGGGATTACGCGCAGATGCTCTACGGCGGCTACCTCACGGTGACCGAGGGCGAGGGCGAGGCCGTCCGCGTTCCCTACGCCGCCTACAACGGCGACTACCAGGAGATCGAGGCGATGACCCCGATCACCGACGGGGACGGCAACGTGCACGAGCTGCCGTGGCTGACCCGCATCACCGGCTGCGACGTGTTCACCGGCCTGGAGTGCGCCGACAGCAACGGCGGCACCTTCGAGAACCAGCCCGACGGCGCCACCTACACGCTGGACTGGGTGGACGGTCTGCCGGACGTCCCGTACGTGATCGCGCACTTCGACCACCACGTGACCAAGCTCGAGATGATCGTCATCAACGAGCGCACCGGCCGCCCGGTGCACCCGGACCGCAACGTGGCGGTCGACGTGGACTACGTCAACCGCAGCGCCAGCAGCACCGCCTTCTTCAGCTACGCCTGGGACGGCACCGTGGTCGACTCGCGCGACCGCGTCACCGAGGTCCGCGACGGTAACTACCGGCTGGAGGCCCGAGCCCTGAAGGCGCTCGGCGACCCGGCCAACCCGGACCACTGGGAGACCTGGACCTCCCCGGTCATCACCCTCGACCGGGGCTGA